From a region of the Bombus terrestris chromosome 8, iyBomTerr1.2, whole genome shotgun sequence genome:
- the LOC100648004 gene encoding cuticle protein 19 has protein sequence MPKFQILCLLCATIAVSHAVVLSGYDGGHGISYADYEGLEGYSGSAVQYEGHAVLPTVAVPVHAVSASPVQVAATLDHGSHGYDHHADHEHDYYAHPKYTFNYGVHDPHTGDVKTQHEVRDGDVVHGSYSVNEPDGSVRIVEYTADDHNGFNAVVKKVGPAIHPKPIPVAKYVSPAYYNSYEEYEKHHY, from the exons ATGCCGAAG ttTCAGATTCTATGCCTTTTATGCGCAACGATTGCAGTTAGCCACGCAGTGGTTTTAAGCGGTTACGACGGCGGTCATGGAATCTCATACGCGGATTACGAGGGTCTCGAAGGATACTCAGGATCTGCTGTTCAATACGAAGGACACGCGGTTCTACCAACGGTAGCGGTTCCGGTTCACGCGGTTTCCGCCTCACCTGTTCAAGTTGCAGCGACCCTCGATCATGGATCTCACGGATACGATCATCATGCTGATCACGAACACGATTACTAC GCTCATCCAAAATACACTTTCAACTATGGCGTTCACGATCCTCACACAGGGGATGTGAAGACTCAGCACGAAGTTCGTGATGGTGACGTGGTTCACGGATCTTATAGCGTCAACGAGCCTGACGGTAGCGTCAGAATCGTCGAATACACTGCCGACGACCATAATGGCTTCAACGCAGTGGTTAAGAAAGTCGGACCAGCGATTCACCCTAAACCAATTCCCGTAGCAAAATACGTTTCGCCGGCGTACTACAATAGTTACGAGGAATACGAAAAGCATCATTATTAA